From the Limanda limanda chromosome 7, fLimLim1.1, whole genome shotgun sequence genome, the window GCTCCTGCTGCAGACAGGCCTGGTGTCTGATGTCTGACTGTTGATGCAGCTGAGGCACATTGAAGTGGCTGTTGTGGCTTTGAGGGACTAAATCATCCGTTTGCCaccactttgttgttttttgaacTCACGAGTAAATAAATCGCTGCCATTCCAGGATCATCTGGTCGCTGTTTATTTACTCACACTTCACTTTCTCCTGCTGTCTGACCGGccgtcctctctccctcagcccaCGGGAGGATTTCATACATTGTGACTCTGCATTAACTCTGTTGTGACGACGTCGAACATTAAGTCCCGAGAAAGATATTCAAATAAAGAACTTCTTGCATTTGACTTGAGAAATTTCCATTGGAAATGTGAGTCCCTGCAGGTCAAACAGAATTTACATACAGTCACAAAATCCCTCAAGCAAATCCTCCAAAAGGCGGGACAGTGGAAGTTTTATAGACAAATTAGgtaaatatatttgtgtgatTTACAAGATGATTAAAGAACAAACCTCAGCAGGTCAGACCAACACTAAATATTAAACTGGAGATCAAACTCCTAAATTTCTTTTGATATATAAACGTTGAGCAAGTTGATGTTTGTGCCCAGAAACATTTTATGCAGGAGGAGTTTCCTGCATCCTGTTCACACAGGCAGGGAAATAACTGCATTTACCACACATCTATTTTATGGCACCTGGTATTATTATACAGGCCAACATTTTCATCTATTTGTCTTTTTGCTTTtacatagaaaataaatgtttggtttATAAAAAAGATGCATTTCCATCAGATAAACTCTGTACAGTATAAAGTTACTTTCACTGCCTTCACTGCAAGTCAATAAGTATAATGCTATTACACATAAGTTTATCAGTGCATAAGTCttgataatatatttttttgccacCGTTGCACATCTTGCTTCCCGTTGCACTACTTTCTTGTACAGTTTAATTCTATTTGCACACAGTCAATATGCTAGTTTCTTGTCGTCTGTAGTTAATTGTGTGTCAAGTTCTTATTGTGTGTACACATGGCAAATAAAGCTGATTCTGAATATGTAGTAATATAACATTCAGTgaagctcttcttcttctgagttcttttactttttatatgcTAACCGAAAAGTATTATGTACTTAAACaagattgttattgttgttgaaaCTCGTGTATATCACTCCCAacactgtttacatgtttaacttagtatattgtgtgttgtgataCATCAGTCTGCAAAaggataaaataataaagaataacaatctgtttctgtttgaaaagtATGATATTAAATTGCCAAAAGCAAATTTCAAGCATTTCCTGGGAGTCCCTCTCTTAAAGGTTTGAATGATACAAGCAGGATGTGACTCTTTAAGCattagtcctgtgtgtgtgtgtaattattgTGCACAGTTGTGTGATTTCTCCACGTTGAGCTGCAGAATGAGTCCAGCTGTTGTGGAGCAGCTACTGTaactcctccagctcctcccatcCAGCTATAAGAGCCCAGCTGACCAGGTACCGAGTCCATCCCCACCATGCACCAGTGAACCCTCATGAAAACACGTCTTCTTTTCCCCTACAGGTGGTTGTTTGCAGCCTCGGAGTCAAACTGAGATGTAGCTCAGGTCCTGGATTACACAGAGGATCTGGGAGCTGGTGACTCTGGAGGATGACTTTCGCCATGATGCGGCCTGCGGCGACGCACTTGATCTACTCCGACTTCTCCCTCATGTCCGAGGACGAGGAGAACCGCAGCGAGAGCGACGGCAGCTCGGAGCAGAGTTCCTGCGAGTCCGGGGAGAAGCGCCGGCGCCACGGGGGGCCGGAGGGAGACTCCCCGGTGGTCGTGAAGCAGAGGAGCGCGGCCAACGCCAGGGAGCGAGGCCGGACCCAGAGTGTGAACAGCGCCTTCACAGCCCTGAGGACCCTCATCCCCACCGAGCCCGTGGACAGGAAGCTCTCCAAGATCGAGACCCTGCGCCTGGCTTCGAGCTACATCTCGCATCTGGCCAACGTGCTCCTCATCGGGGAcggaggaggagcggagggaCAGCCGTGCCTCGGAGCCGTGCATGTACAGGGGGAAAGCGGGTCGAAGCAGCCGAGGAGCATCTGCACCTTCTGCCTGAGCCACCAGAGGAGAGGGGTAAATACAGTTCAATGCCTCCGTCACCAAACCGGCTCAAAACCGAGTGAATCTGACGTAAAACTGAAGTGTTAAATGGTTGAATTCCATCACTTATTCATCATCTTCAAACCCAATCTCGTTATTTTTGTgacaaaattgtgttttataagaTATTTGTGAATGAAGCATGTGCATATCTTTTTAAACTTAACCACTAGATCTCACTTTAACTGCAGCTCTCGGTGCGTAAAATTCGCTTTTACGCACAGCACATGTCTTGGCGCTCAGTGCAAATCCAGACTGTCACACACAGATGGTTGTAGTTTGTTTTACTGGACTAACTTCAACTTTAATTCCAGCTGCTTCCTACAAGTAGAAATTAATTTGACATGAAACACTGTAGTTGTAAATGAGCTGTTTATATCTAGAAGAAGAACATGAATCATATGTTTGTTTAGCCTTAACACAACAGGGACTTCTGgttcagttaaataaaatattgttgaatatttatttaactgtgccaattgttttattttgcagattAAAGATGGAAAAGACTGTTTGAAAATGCGAGGACTGGGTCCACTGCGGATGAGACGCTGACTGGAGGAACATCAGCAACCTGAAAATAATCAAAGAGTTTCTCAGGGAAGAGTCAAAGCTGGAGctacaacacagacacacacacacacacacacacacacacacacacacacacacacacacacacacacacacacacaccgtattTACACATGCTGGATCAAATGATCGAAGAGGAGAAAGACTATTTATACTTGACTGAGAATTTTTAAGCATAAGCCTTTCAAGGATGCCGTGCATTCGTTTGAAACTTAtgagttttttgtctttttttgtattttcaaaagttttaaataaaatatattttatcaaaaaataaaagtgccTTATTCCAGTGATTCGTGTTAAAATGAAGTTTTTCAGACACCAAACAGTGGAGCTCTGTTATGGTGACTCGGACGATTCAGACGATGgagatttaaacaaaaacaaaatgtttatgtcCTTGGAGACGAGTCTCTGTTTCAGGTTGGCTGTTGCTGGAGAAACAAAGGTCTTCAtttcacaacagcagctgcaacacttgtttttttactcgaaaaaactaaaatctctGTTCAGAAAGTtgaatatttcctttttttgacaTCTGCAAGTTCATCCAACAAAGTTTATTCATCTTGAGCTGTTTGCAAACGTGCAGTAGATCGTCCTGATCGCTTATTTAGAGGGATGAATGTCTTTATGGAAACatgtcacacacccacacacccacacacccacacccacacacacacacacacacacacacacacacacaacacacacaccgacacacacatttccattgTTTCCAGTAATGTTGTCCAAGGCGTTGTTTATGAAGCCGACGGAGCCACGGCGAAGGCTCGGGGGGGTTTCTGGTGTCATTGCCTGGCGTATTATTTTGTTCCAAACCTCACGATTGGTGTTTTTTGAAGTCTGTTATCGATTAGTCACGGCAAATAGTAGCCGGCTCTGCGCTGGGAGCCCCCCAACACAGCTGCTGGTATGTCAGGGGGGATAAATCACTGCTGTCGGCCCAATGGGCAGGGAGAGATGgggtgagaggtcagaggtcacggtgGAGCGCAGACCTGAAACCCCGTCGACTCGTAATCATCGCAAGACTCATGCTCCCACTGTCACCGCCACGGATAATTACtgtttctcttattttcttACAGTTTTTTTCTCGTTATATGGTCATGtttgctggatcgtgatcttgctgctgaccagagactatgattgcagcaggactgcttcacttatagtattgaaaaaatgtttaccctcatcgatgctgctaaaaactttaatcctgatgatgtttcctTCTTAACATGTTTCTtaacatctattgcacttgtgtccgtcctgggagagggatccttacatatttttacctgttaaaagggtttttagtagtttttctttactcttgttgagggttaaggacagaggatgtcacaccatgttaaagccctatgagacgaattgtgatctgtgaatgtgggctatacaaataaaacttgattgattgattgattgatgtttcTCTCAGCGTCAAGAGTCGACTGGAAAACATTTCTGCAGCTCGAGCAGCCGAGTGTTCCCGTCTCCTCCGGCCGGACGGAGCCGCTCTCACAGGCCGATCGAGCCTCAGACTCTCAGGCAGCCGAGGCCGAGCTCCCGTCGGAATCAAACTCGTGCAGGAGGCTGTGTGCGAAGAGAGAGACTTTCAAAGCCGTGTTTAAAGGTGCATGCTGGGttggtgttggggggggggggcaatctccccctcccccctcccccacctgCCCTGTCAGGCTAATTAGAATTTGCTGTGCCAAGTTCTCCATGCTCGGGGGCCCCGGGGCCTCCCCCCAAACGGCTCCCCAAGGCTCCCCCCCGGCAGGAAGATGTCACGGAGGCACAGGAAGGGAAAACAACGCCCCACCgaccccccccgaccccccccccgagcAACTCTCTGTGCGGCGGGCTTTGGGTCAGCGCCAGTCCTGACAT encodes:
- the tcf15 gene encoding transcription factor 15, whose protein sequence is MTFAMMRPAATHLIYSDFSLMSEDEENRSESDGSSEQSSCESGEKRRRHGGPEGDSPVVVKQRSAANARERGRTQSVNSAFTALRTLIPTEPVDRKLSKIETLRLASSYISHLANVLLIGDGGGAEGQPCLGAVHVQGESGSKQPRSICTFCLSHQRRGIKDGKDCLKMRGLGPLRMRR